A window of the Mesoplasma florum L1 genome harbors these coding sequences:
- the rpsJ gene encoding 30S ribosomal protein S10 — MAEQKMRIKLKGYDHAIIDQSILKIIEAAEGTGAKVRGPIPLPTDKQVITILRAVHKYKDSREQFEMRTHKRLLEILNPTPTTMDVLKRVQLPSGVDIEIKL, encoded by the coding sequence ATGGCAGAACAAAAAATGAGAATAAAACTAAAAGGCTATGATCACGCAATTATCGATCAAAGTATTTTAAAAATTATTGAAGCTGCTGAAGGAACTGGGGCAAAGGTTAGAGGACCTATCCCATTACCAACAGATAAACAAGTGATTACCATCTTAAGAGCTGTTCACAAGTACAAAGACTCACGTGAACAATTCGAAATGAGAACACACAAAAGATTATTAGAGATTTTAAATCCAACACCAACTACAATGGACGTATTAAAAAGAGTTCAATTACCAAGTGGTGTAGATATCGAAATCAAGTTATAA